The following coding sequences lie in one Spinacia oleracea cultivar Varoflay chromosome 1, BTI_SOV_V1, whole genome shotgun sequence genomic window:
- the LOC130463678 gene encoding uncharacterized protein translates to MATGEMTIAEMKAAYEKAQAELAQERASNETLQKELESVKSNKHQSRYKGGKPKKLTFEMPDDFEDVTDDEEETREEEDKEAPDPVTQRLNKMDARMTKHYSRLMKLMTRFPGAPTPVETEPTDGYAASPFCEAITRVTVPHTLRLPIWTTLYDGTSDPYRHVNFYKQRMWQIGIPHDLVEPVMCKSFGGTLDGAALEWLTNVPPRSISCLSDLINAFYQQFASSRQLEKQTSDLYRLVQGPTESVRDYFNRFNCEKIGIKNCDVRTAIEAFKRGLIPNSELYREITKYPCATFEEVRSRATAQMRIEDDEVIRTASQRSIGGSSDRRSYTPRNNNWRHQPYVRQNQVQSVNQYYDTNNVYRNERVEHPNISDYGFNVDIGGVVNALQNVGGTVRWPRKNDRPDSMKDMSKWCDFHRDNGHTTEECISLKKEVAYLLKRGHLKELLSDKGKETFSKEQTTLPGPTTSSERPDPPPFNKVVNVISGGSDICGLTSSAAKKINRGEFETVEEGQTEDEVALHRSLTAMAITFDDSDSVDTQREHHDGLVISLPIGNALIKRILVDNGSSANVLFLEALQEMGLEEKNIVRRSTVLVGFSGEALRTVGEISLPTYAEGVNMMTKFNVVDCPSAYNVILGRPWIHKMKAVPSTYHQSIKFPTKWGVMEIKGQQRDAKKCYETALKPSKSPI, encoded by the coding sequence ATGGCTACTGGAGAGATGACGATCGCAGAGATGAAAGCGGCTTACGAGAAAGCCCAAGCCGAGCTAGCCCAAGAGAGGGCATCCAATGAAACCCTCCAGAAAGAGCTCGAATCTGTGAAGAGCAACAAGCACCAGTCCCGCTACAAAGGTGGGAAGCCGAAAAAGCTAACGTTCGAGATGCCCGATGACTTTGAAGATGTGACCGACGATGAGGAGGAGACCCGTGAGGAAGAAGACAAAGAAGCTCCCGATCCGGTGACCCAACGCCTGAACAAGATGGATGCACGCATGACGAAACACTATTCCCGCCTGATGAAGTTGATGACCAGGTTCCCCGGGGCACCTACACCAGTGGAGACCGAGCCGACCGACGGGTATGCAGCGTCGCCCTTCTGCGAAGCGATCACTAGAGTGACAGTTCCGCACACACTCCGGCTCCCAATCTGGACCACCCTGTACGACGGGACGTCCGACCCCTATAGGCACGTCAACTTCTACAAGCAGCGCATGTGGCAGATCGGGATTCCGCACGACCTAGTGGAACCTGTTATGTGCAAATCTTTCGGCGGCACCCTTGATGGAGCAGCTTTGGAATGGCTCACGAACGTCCCCCCCAGATCCATCTCCTGTTTGTCCGATCTCATCAACGCCTTCTACCAACAATTCGCCAGCAGTCGCCAGTTAGAAAAGCAAACCAGTGATCTCTATCGGTTGGTTCAAGGGCCAACCGAATCGGTACGCGATTattttaaccgttttaattgtgaaaaaattggtATAAAAAATTGTGATGTCAGGACCGCTATTGAGGCATTCAAGAGAGGCCTCATCCCCAATTCGGAGCTATACCGGGAaataaccaaatacccctgtgCAACTTTCGAAGAGGTGCGATCAAGGGCCACCGCCCAGATGCGAATCGAAGACGACGAGGTTATCCGAACAGCATCTCAACGATCGATAGGGGGCAGCAGCGACAGAAGATCGTACACGCCGAGGAACAACAATTGGCGACACCAACCATATGTTCGGCAAAACCAGGTACAAAGTGTCAATCAGTATTATGATACTAACAATGTTTACAGGAACGAGCGGGTTGAACACCCTAACATCTCCGACTACGGCTTCAACGTCGACATTGGAGGTGTGGTGAACGCCCTTCAAAATGTAGGTGGAACAGTCAGATGGCCCCGGAAGAACGACAGACCGGACTCCATGAAGGACATGAGCAAATGGTGCGACTTCCACCGCGACAACGGACACACAACCGAGGAGTGCATATCCCTCAAAAAGGAAGTCGCATACCTCCTGAAACGGGGGCATCTAAAAGAACTGTTGAGCGACAAGGGAAAAGAAACATTTTCCAAAGAGCAAACCACCCTGCCCGGCCCAACGACAAGCAGCGAGCGACCAGACCCACCACCATTCAATAAAGTGGTAAATGTTATTTCCGGTGGTTCAGATATTTGTGGACTAACCtcttctgcagctaaaaaaATTAACAGGGGAGAATTTGAGACCGTAGAAGAGGGACAAACCGAAGACGAGGTCGCACTACACAGGTCCCTAACCGCAATGGCTATCACTTTCGACGACTCAGATTCTGTAGATACACAGCGGGAGCACCACGATGGGTTGGTAATATCGCTCCCAATAGGGAACGCATTGATCAAAAGGATATTGGTCGACAACGGAAGCTCAGCCAACGTACTGTTCTTGGaagcactacaagaaatgggATTAGAAGAGAAAAACATTGTAAGGAGATCAACAGTTCTGGTAGGGTTCAGTGGAGAAGCACTACGGACGGTAGGAGAGATATCGCTGCCTACATACGCAGAAGGCGTCAACATGATGACCAAGTTCAACGTCGTCGATTGTCCATCAGCATACAACGTCATCCTAGGACgaccatggatccacaaaatgaagGCAGTGCCCTCAACATATCACCAATCAATCAAGTTTCCAACCAAGTGGGGggtcatggaaatcaaagggCAGCAAAGAGATGCGAAGAAATGTTATGAGACAGCACTGAAGCCATCCAAGTCACccatctag
- the LOC130463684 gene encoding uncharacterized protein has protein sequence MAKTRPAVVKDKEDVGVSRAKSLNPIYSTVEDPAAFITLVGLPPSAEVRIPGQEDEAKDCPEGYVVMYEYPFILGFLFPFTPLARSFVEVFNLSPGQLMPQIWHIFTVVHRVTSGWRTPFDLADLMHVYDLSLKECCRYTLVTKKKKKNLCVGLAVNDRGWQSRFVYVNKASLGEVGNFLVEGWTTEVVDTSLAGLNSDSHDKCLRFLGCSVVERSFSRDGGRLGSQEGSQVGDVDEEEAEDETICLVLRRRRLDLLEEVVANSSSASEEEFEMANTSENTLSSKPVSRMSQSEMMERARKRLRSNSNAGGQGGQAMPLVPRYSKIGASPETPVVIGGEGFHPLSSSSPPRPFQVSSTAVAATRPPAASAKKRPADKSSVEDTVVTLPPNFLADGEDAVVWPHADRLILPSTYQRYHEVVPLSVASDAAELSLRASQAALAVRRQCSLLCDELISSKNQVAMAKKAAASWEGKWMASEKKLVDLAAAVKSKDEQLKGKDDQIADASKELERVKGELASTVEEMQGLRILYDALQEEFKDCEALAVWRTRAQMMFSCLKGEVSLWPCQKEVDDYLANGGTLEELSVPVVDADELAMEADTAGTNGADADVAPLVEDVSSVDREGEAPMEQGEGDVPVVAPPEVALADATVNVDMPPISDQVVSTPLPDEHM, from the exons ATGGCAAAAACTAGGCCGGCCGTGGTTAAGGATAAGGAAGATGTTGGGGTTAGTCGGGCCAAGTCACTCAACCCGATCTACTCTACTGTTGAGGATCCAGCGGCTTTTATAACTCTCGTCGGTCTGCCGCCGTCGGCTGAAGTGAGGATTCCTGGTCAAGAGGACGAGGCCAAGGATTGCCCGGAGGGTTATGTGGTCATGTATGAGTACCCTTTTATTCTGGggtttttgtttccttttaCACCCTTGGCTAGATCTTTTGTTGAGGTGTTCAATTTAAGCCCTGGCCAATTGATGCCCCAGATTTGGCATATTTTTACTGTAGTGCATAGGGTTACTTCGGGTTGGCGAACACCGTTTGACTTGGCTGATCTGATGCATGTTTATGATTTATCCTTGAAGGAGTGTTGTCGGTATACTTTGGTgacgaagaaaaagaagaagaatttGTGTGTCGGGTTAGCTGTAAATGATAGGGGTTGGCAAAGTCGTTTTGTTTATGTGAATAAGGCGTCTCTGGGAGAAGTAGGAAACTTCTTAGTGGAAGGGTGGACGACGGAAG TTGTTGATACGTCGTTAGCTGGTTTGAACTCTGACTCTCACGATAAGTGTTTGAGGTTTCTGGGTTGTTCTGTCGTGGAGAGATCGTTCAGCCGTGACGGAGGTCGTTTGGGAAGTCAAGAGGGGAGTCAAGTTGGTGACGTTGACGAGGAGGAGGCTGAAGACGAGACGATTTGCTTAGTTCTTCGTCGACGGAGGTTGGACTTACTCGAGGAAGTCGTTGCGAATTCGTCGTCTGCATCAGAGGAAGAGTTTGAGATGGCTAACACATCAG AGAATACGCTGTCGTCTAAGCCAGTGTCGAGGATGTCACAGAGCGAGATGATGGAACGAGCGAGGAAGCGGTTGAGGTCGAACAGTAACGCTGGTGGTCAGGGTGGTCAGGCGATGCCTCTCGTGCCTCGTTATTCTAAGATAGGTGCGTCGCCTGAGACGCCCGTTGTTATAGGGGGTGAAGGTTTTCATCCTCTATCGTCGTCGTCGCCGCCGAGGCCGTTTCAGGTGTCGTCGACTGCTGTTGCTGCGACTAGGCCCCCTGCTGCGTCGGCCAAGAAGCGTCCTGCTGACAAAAGTTCCGTCGAGGATACTGTTGTCACTCTGCCCCCGAACTTCTTGGCCGACGGTGAAGATGCCGTTGTTTGGCCGCATGCAGACCGATTGATATTGCCCTCGACGTATCAGCGTTATCATGAGGTCGTACCTCTTTCTGTCGCGTCGGACGCTGCTGAACTAAGCCTGCGG GCGTCACAGGCTGCTTTGGCCGTGCGTAGGCAGTGCTCCTTGTTGTGCGACGAGCTTATCTCCTCGAAGAACCAAGTGGCTATGGCGAAGAAGGCGGCGGCTTCTTGGGAAGGTAAGTGGATGGCTTCTGAGAAGAAGTTGGTCGATCTTGCTGCGGCGGTTAAGTCGAAAGACGAACAATTAAAGGGCAAGGACGACCAGATTGCTGACGCGTCGAAGGAGTTGGAAAGGGTAAAGGGGGAGTTGGCGTCGACCGTGGAAGAAATGCAAGGGTTAAGGATTTTATACGACGCTTTGCAGGAGGAGTTTAAGGATTGCGAGGCTTTGGCTGTGTGGAGGACGAGGGCGCAGATGATGTTCTCGTGTTTGAAGGGGGAGGTTAGCCTCTGGCCATGCCAAAAAGAGGTGGATGACTACCTTGCTAATGGTGGTACCCTTGAGGAGTTGTCGGTGCCGGTGGTGGACGCGGATGAGTTGGCGATGGAAGCCGACACTGCTGGTACTAACGGAGCTGATGCCGATGTCGCCCCTCTGGTCGAAGACGTTTCTTCCGTTGATCGAGAGGGTGAAGCGCCCATGGAGCAAGGCGAGGGAGATGTTCCCGTCGTCGCCCCTCCAGAGGTGGCTTTGGCAGACGCGACGGTCAATGTTGACATGCCCCCGATATCGGATCAAGTTGTCTCGACCCCTCTTCCAGACGAACATATGTAA
- the LOC130463690 gene encoding uncharacterized protein, whose protein sequence is MLSGKAPIDHFPKVEICESDRGKIATPHDDPLVIELKVANLKVRRILVDTGSSSDIISTACLSRLEHDPKTIEKIHYPIIGFGGGIIHPQGIITLPLRVGGRHQSKNLNVRFLIVKDLTAYNIILGRPTLNQAKAVVVTHLMLMKYVCYKGQVGTIHGDQQLARDYYLTTLSPEAWG, encoded by the coding sequence ATGTTGTCTGGAAAAGCCCCAATTGACCATTTCCCTAAAGTGGAGATTTGTGAATCTGACAGAGGCAAGATCGCCACTCCACATGACGACCCCTTGGTCATTGAATTGAAGGTAGCAAACCTCAAGGTAAGGCGTATTTTAGTAGATACGGGGAGTTCGTCAGACATTATCAGCACAGCTTGTCTAAGTCGTCTTGAGCATGATCCAAAGACAATTGAAAAGATACATTATCCGATCATTGGATTCGGAGGCGGCATAATTCATCCCCAGGGGATAATCACTCTGCCCCTACGAGTTGGAGGCCGACATCAAAGTAAGAACTTGAACGTCCGCTTTCTAATTGTAAAGGACCTCACTGCTTACAATATCATACTAGGTCGTCCAACTTTGAATCAGGCCAAGGCAGTGGTCGTCACTCATCTTATGCTCATGAAGTATGTCTGTTATAAAGGTCAGGTCGGCACAATTCATGGTGATCAACAGCTAGCAAGAGATTATTACCTCACTACGCTAAGTCCCGAGGCTTGGGGATAA